In Paractinoplanes brasiliensis, the following proteins share a genomic window:
- a CDS encoding tetratricopeptide repeat protein codes for MGQLIDLQQWLQGSGRDHRDLIDALQRELERGSEYSLEHQRWFDAGRSGSPVASVIRRDPNVDHRILKFCTERQATQLRRALTVRNDFVRQHLTKVEKGAIDLGGGWRAVFMRVAGDNLEALWSLKDLRKKGRSIDYHKIVKSVVGEWNEGEPQPEARSVRSVVGGIVGHRRSRALRWIRKVDDGLDAGPVSLLAGDAGRRLIPGLFVGHAHGDLNTRNILIPAVPSVKSADFQLIDYDHFNDKAVLARDPMHLLVAMALDDFDGRPCERAEIIKAIVDPDQDGLSGNVRDFADLSRAVHSACAASFPKRKGFAGHWREQCLLALVGVALRHVGRDPRTNDPEEARRWCYDLAMAAAKSFTEIQNERKGSVPGTPSTGLQIIDRFHEREALADRLTYGPYGVVSVEGERGVGKTKLIDVVIGSLSAKSGNEHPPRVHRLRATADRRLDLRTLVELISGGEEPARRGSELVLLESALDRLKDTPVVVTVENAENLLDDHTHQVDDPNLADAFDMLDAEPGHRVSVVLETRHGAVLSAVPSWPDDPVVVPALAQFDFLDLLREVDPRIGRYLNVSDAELRNLRDYAEGNAHIGVLVCAAVCEAGVMTLPELIASLRDHRHRPAAHLIELLLQGAPGLRTNARRRLPPISRGVLQALAVCRTPVPVEAVMELVPRSRQVLKNLVDRHLVRRQGRLYWLSPADADTIVELIPEPDRSQLYFDAAEVLEAYRAEDPRSVEDLRYHLAELECLLDAEEYPSALELITELDDGWLKKWNCSTRLRRQRERVRAGIRDPKLTSSNETALGGIYVALGKLDLAGIAYGRALKLAGPDAAPKVAAALHADLAAMQWAANDVDLAQSNFEYALEKAKEARNPEAMSASLTGLADCHRRRGEFTDAIDRATEAYEISSSADFGETSADADGRTTAVGLAARLSRWHAEQEDLGKAHQWLEKARLLAKGGEDWHRAVYLDGLADLRLVERLADGKVVEVVAAARDAAELAHRVHDRAVLLQARTTLCVAYLRAGRFPEAAQEIVRADRYRGKGRHLIVHGLLALTARLTGDRRAAGRHFDKLLEEAEARIALDIGIRDTIGGLRIESGPGDFGARHMRGLAQCGLAVEGRGDVEAAVRSFRMRDLPRRPHAPGLVTRLVFLLKTLEPPDGHPGLLEPAIRALEDP; via the coding sequence ATGGGGCAACTCATCGATCTACAGCAATGGTTGCAGGGCTCCGGCAGGGATCATCGTGACCTCATCGACGCCCTGCAGAGGGAGCTGGAGAGAGGGTCCGAGTACAGCCTGGAGCACCAGCGATGGTTCGATGCCGGGCGTAGCGGCAGTCCGGTGGCCAGCGTCATCCGGCGGGATCCGAACGTTGATCACCGCATCCTCAAGTTCTGCACCGAGCGGCAGGCGACGCAGTTGCGCCGTGCGCTTACTGTGCGCAACGATTTCGTCCGGCAGCATCTGACCAAGGTCGAGAAAGGGGCGATCGACCTGGGTGGCGGCTGGCGTGCTGTGTTCATGCGTGTAGCCGGGGACAACCTTGAAGCGCTGTGGTCCCTCAAGGACCTGCGGAAAAAGGGACGCTCGATTGACTATCACAAGATAGTGAAATCCGTGGTCGGCGAGTGGAACGAGGGTGAGCCCCAGCCCGAAGCGCGCTCGGTGCGGTCCGTGGTCGGCGGCATCGTCGGACACCGACGGAGTCGGGCGCTGCGATGGATCCGTAAGGTCGACGACGGGCTCGATGCCGGACCGGTGTCTTTGCTGGCCGGCGACGCCGGTCGCCGGCTCATTCCGGGGCTGTTCGTCGGTCACGCCCACGGTGACCTCAACACGCGCAACATCCTCATCCCGGCCGTGCCGTCAGTGAAGTCGGCTGACTTCCAGCTCATCGACTACGACCACTTCAACGACAAGGCCGTGCTGGCTCGCGACCCGATGCATCTGCTGGTCGCGATGGCGCTTGACGACTTCGACGGGCGGCCGTGTGAGCGTGCAGAGATCATCAAGGCCATCGTCGACCCGGATCAGGACGGCCTGTCCGGCAATGTGCGAGACTTCGCCGATCTCAGCCGGGCGGTCCACAGTGCCTGTGCCGCCAGTTTCCCCAAACGCAAGGGGTTCGCCGGGCACTGGCGTGAGCAATGCCTGCTGGCGTTGGTCGGAGTCGCCCTGCGCCATGTAGGTCGGGACCCTCGCACCAATGATCCGGAAGAGGCTCGGCGCTGGTGCTACGACCTTGCAATGGCCGCGGCGAAGAGCTTCACCGAGATCCAGAACGAGCGGAAGGGTTCGGTCCCGGGGACGCCGTCGACCGGGCTCCAGATCATCGATCGGTTCCACGAGCGCGAAGCGCTGGCCGACCGCCTGACGTACGGGCCGTACGGCGTCGTGTCCGTCGAGGGCGAGCGGGGCGTCGGCAAGACCAAGTTGATCGATGTCGTCATCGGGAGTCTCAGTGCGAAGAGCGGGAACGAGCACCCGCCGCGGGTGCACCGGCTGCGAGCCACCGCGGATCGGCGCCTGGATCTCCGCACGCTCGTCGAGCTGATCAGCGGCGGTGAGGAGCCGGCCAGACGCGGATCCGAGCTGGTGCTGCTCGAGTCCGCGCTCGACCGGTTGAAGGACACGCCGGTCGTCGTGACCGTTGAGAACGCGGAGAACCTGCTCGACGACCACACCCATCAAGTCGATGACCCGAACCTGGCCGACGCCTTCGACATGCTCGACGCCGAGCCGGGCCACCGCGTGTCAGTGGTGCTGGAAACGCGGCACGGCGCCGTGCTTTCGGCGGTGCCCTCGTGGCCCGACGACCCGGTCGTGGTGCCCGCCCTCGCACAGTTTGATTTCCTCGACCTGCTTCGGGAGGTCGACCCGCGCATTGGTCGCTACCTCAACGTGTCGGACGCTGAGCTGCGGAACCTTCGTGACTACGCGGAAGGCAACGCTCACATCGGCGTCCTCGTGTGTGCGGCTGTCTGCGAGGCAGGTGTCATGACCCTGCCAGAGCTCATCGCGAGTCTGCGAGACCACCGGCACCGCCCGGCCGCCCACCTGATCGAGCTGCTGCTCCAGGGAGCGCCAGGATTGCGTACGAATGCTCGGCGGCGGTTGCCACCGATCTCGCGCGGCGTCCTGCAGGCGCTAGCCGTGTGCCGCACCCCGGTGCCCGTCGAGGCGGTTATGGAGCTCGTGCCCCGATCGCGGCAGGTACTGAAGAACCTCGTTGACCGGCACCTCGTTCGTCGGCAGGGAAGGCTGTACTGGCTCTCGCCCGCGGACGCCGACACCATCGTCGAACTGATCCCGGAACCGGACCGTTCACAGCTCTACTTCGACGCTGCCGAGGTCCTCGAGGCCTACCGGGCCGAGGATCCGCGCTCGGTCGAAGATCTTCGTTATCACCTCGCCGAGCTCGAATGTCTGCTTGATGCGGAGGAGTACCCGTCCGCCCTCGAGCTGATTACCGAGCTTGACGATGGCTGGTTGAAAAAGTGGAACTGCTCGACCCGGCTGCGGCGCCAGCGAGAACGAGTTCGCGCGGGGATTAGAGATCCAAAGCTAACGTCATCCAACGAGACGGCACTCGGCGGCATCTACGTCGCCCTTGGCAAGCTTGATCTCGCAGGCATCGCCTACGGGCGGGCGCTGAAGCTCGCCGGACCGGACGCCGCTCCGAAAGTCGCGGCTGCGCTGCACGCCGACCTTGCCGCGATGCAATGGGCTGCCAACGACGTCGACCTTGCACAGAGCAATTTCGAGTACGCCCTTGAGAAAGCGAAAGAGGCTCGCAATCCGGAGGCGATGTCGGCCTCCCTGACCGGACTGGCCGACTGTCATCGGCGCCGGGGTGAGTTCACCGACGCGATCGATCGGGCCACCGAGGCGTACGAAATCTCGTCCTCCGCGGACTTCGGCGAGACGAGCGCGGATGCGGATGGTCGGACGACCGCGGTCGGTCTGGCGGCGCGCCTGTCGCGCTGGCACGCTGAACAGGAGGACCTGGGGAAGGCCCACCAGTGGCTGGAGAAGGCGCGTCTGCTGGCCAAGGGCGGCGAGGACTGGCACCGTGCCGTGTACTTGGATGGGCTGGCCGATTTGCGTCTCGTCGAGAGGCTCGCCGACGGGAAGGTTGTGGAGGTGGTGGCGGCGGCCCGCGACGCGGCTGAGCTCGCGCATCGGGTGCACGACCGCGCGGTCCTGCTTCAGGCACGCACAACCTTGTGCGTTGCCTACCTGCGAGCCGGACGCTTTCCGGAAGCGGCCCAGGAGATTGTGCGGGCCGACCGCTACCGGGGGAAGGGCCGGCATCTCATCGTGCATGGGCTCCTGGCGCTGACCGCCCGGCTGACCGGCGATCGCCGTGCGGCTGGCCGGCATTTCGACAAGCTGCTGGAGGAGGCCGAGGCACGCATCGCGCTCGACATAGGGATACGCGACACAATCGGCGGCCTGCGTATCGAAAGCGGACCGGGCGACTTCGGCGCCCGGCACATGCGTGGCTTAGCGCAGTGCGGTCTGGCGGTCGAAGGCCGCGGCGACGTCGAGGCGGCCGTCCGATCGTTCCGGATGAGAGA